Sequence from the Helianthus annuus cultivar XRQ/B chromosome 13, HanXRQr2.0-SUNRISE, whole genome shotgun sequence genome:
TAAGCCAGAGACCTGATCAGTGGAGGTGGCTAGCGAATAAAGACGGTTTTTTTCGGTCGAGTCAATGAAAAAAACGTTGTTTGAAGCGAATAATGTGGCTGCCCAGTTTGTGATGGACTGGAACAACTGGGTTCCATTAAAAGCTAATATTTTTCTTTGGAAAGCTGAGATGAACAGGATTCCTACGCTCACAGCTTTGACGAGTAGAAGCATTCAAGTAGGGACGACGGTTTGCAAGCTATGCGGGCACGACGAAGAAACAAGTGAGCACCTTTTTACCTCTTGTTTTTTTGCCTCTCAGGTCTGGTGGTTGGTTGCGAACTGGTGCAAAGTGCCACCAATTTTTGCCTTCTCCACACGAGATTTGTTATTGGTGCATAAAGTGCAAAGATTGGATCGGCGATTAAAAAAGGTCTTTCATGGTATAATGATCACGGCTTGTTGGTGTATATGGAAGACAAGGAACGGCGTGATTTTTTCCGGTAAAACGGCGGAAGCGACTAGGACTTTGGAAGAGATTAAATCCTTAAGTTATCTTTGGATCAAGAATAGATCCCCCTTGAAAGATGTGTCTTGGAAAAACTGGTGTAATTTCGTTTTGTAGTTTGTCTTTGTTGCCATGCTAGCTTCTTGCTAGTCGTTTTTTGGTTAATGAAATTCgccgttccaaaaaaaaaaaaataaaatccgGTTTTTATACCGTATCAGATTTGGCTCAAAAACGTTTTAATCAGGTATATCGGGCAGTTCAACTGGGTGTACCGGGCGGTTTTACCGGCCGgtttaaaccggtttttaaaacattgctaaTTATACTActattaaatattaaattaccaTGCTATTGAatgtttttccttttttttctcaTAACTTATGAATATCTTTTTAGAGATGAATATCTTTTTAGAGGTAGAGggtcctgtaaaaagtgctcaaagtgtgagaagtgtattataacactatatataatactatataacaccatataaacactgtataacaatgtgtaacaccatataataccatataacactatgtaatactatataacattatataacaaatataacactatagtttgtctgatagcatgtctatgatatatgtatagtgttatatttgttatataatgttatatagtgttacatggtgttatatggtattatatggtgttacatattgttatacggtgtttatatggtgttatatagtattatatatagtgttataatacacttctcacactttaggccctttttacattATCCTTACCCTCTTTTTAGATAATACAaaatataattaattataaaaGTCTGTAAACTCTCTCACATAATAATTTCCACGGTGTTAGGGGTGTTACACACCTCCCCAAAGGGGTTAGTGAAAGGATTTTTGTTACAGGCGTGAAACAGTTCACGGCGTGAAGGGATTGGAGACGGGTTGGTGGGTCCAAGGCTCTcaacaaatcaaatcaaatccaatctttgctttttatttttttaatttttttttaattttaatattattttaatggGTGGTAGATAGTAAAAACTTACGAAACTATGACACAACACTAAAAGTTAAAAGTGAATGATAACTTATGCTTACCTAATAATCACGTTTTAACGGTAACACATGATCTAATAGAAATAAAAAGGAACTCTCACTAGTTCAAAATAacttttttgatgttgtattttatgTTGTGGCATAGATCACTAACAAATATACCACCAAATAATGGGATTTGTTGGTGTTGTTCAGTACCATTAAATCTCCAAACACACCACCAAAAAATCAATGATGAAACACAAGTCCCATCACCATTAAATCTTCAAATACACCACCAAAAAATCAATGATAAAAAACAAGTCACTGCACCATTAAATCTTTAAGCACACCATCAAAAACTAAGAATGAGTTATTCTAGAGAAATTAGGAAATAAGGTAATGGTTTACTAAGATAATTACACGTCTAGGTCAAAAACTAATTAAGACTGAATTACTCTAGAGAAATTAGGTTGAGTTTTGATATGATAAATTGTTATTAGGATAAAATAAGGGTCGTATTATTGGCACACCTAACATTCTTAAATCGACGCCTTTAATACGGGTCATATAGGGCTATATGACCCGTATAGGGCTCATTACAATTCCCCAGGCTAGTCAAAGGCTCACATTGTCGTCACTTGTTAACCCTATACGCATCGTATAAAGCTATACGATGCGTATTCAGTATGTGGTTAGATATCTGTCACTCAATAGTGATAGAAAGTAATGGATGTGAATATTGTGTCAgcctatacgcatcgtatagggctatacgatgcgtattaataTATGCAAAACCATTTCAATCTTCTGCCTTTATAAACAACAAAGAAGACGATGAAATTTTCATTGTTTCTTCTTCACTTCTTAAACGATTCCATCATGTCTTGGCTTGATCTCAATTACGTTTTTGGCGAGTCGTCCGACAAAAACACAAGCACGTTTATTCTTGAAAGCGGTGTGGTATAGTATTTGTTAACTTGTTTTGTgtgttttgtttataaatttcTTACCACATAGTTGTTTTAGGAGGGGTCTGCTATCCCTGAATCTTATGATGGGAGAGGAAATGATGATCACGCGAAgggggtcgtgtccaactttcATGCCCATCATAAGGAATCGTTGTTGCCAGATCTGAACGAGATAagtatttatttacttatttgtaTTCGACGGTAAATTTACCTTGAACTTTTGCCCGTTggtttttttttagtttgttgTGCCTCGTGCACCGTTGTTGCCAGGTATAGGTATAGATCTGAACAaagtaaatatttatttaattattattaatcaggCTTTAGATGTACTGTTATCTTTTaaccatttgttttttttttcagattgtTGTGCCTAGCAGTGATTATGGTTACGGGTGTCCAGGTTATGAAGACGGTTACAGTGCCTCGTACGGACAAGAAGTTGATGGCAATAACTTTTTCGTTAGTGATCCCTCGTGCGTACAACAATACGTTGCTGAGCCTTCTTACGCCCAAGAATCATTGGGTGACGAGCAACTCGCTTACCCTGAAGTTTCGTATAAAACTGATCAGGTATGATTCatatatattttgataaaaatattactataaatgttatatatttttaaaaatgtatTATAAAGGTTTTctatttttgtttaaaaaaatattataaatgttatatatatttgtgatgttttggcTGGATGTTTGGGTAGTTTGGATTGTCTTGCTACTCAATTTCCATCTTTGTACACGCTTGAAAACGTTAGAGCATGCACGGTTGCGGAAAGAATTAAGATGGAGGCCGGAGGTGTGACTTTGTGTAGGATTGGAAGTCGTGCAACTTACTCGCGAAGGAGCAAACAGAGCTGGGCAGACTTTGTTCGCTCATTGGTTCCACAGTTCTAACGTTGAACACTGGACCCGTGGGTTTTTAATCAGAAGCATGTGTCCGTTTCAAAGGCGATTGAAGAAATCAAGGTCACAAATTTTTGTGGGTAAAGAACCGGGCAAAACTGGATGCGTTGACTTGGGAAAAGTGGCGCAGCTTCGACTTTAGTTGTTTGGGCTAAGTTGTATGTTTTTATTGTCTTTCCGAGTGTGTTAGTATCACTATCTTGCTAGCTTGGAGTTTTTAAAGTGAAgtttgttggtcgttcaaaaaaaCATTATGAGTTATATAAAAATCAAGATGTTAAGACTGCGAGGAGTGAAGGGGGGTTGGGGGCTTTGCTAGACACGTGGCCATAGTGGGGTCCACCGGACCACCCCCAAAAAAAAGTGGGGTGTGGGGGGGTGGGTTAGCGGCGTTGGGCAGCCATGTTGGCTGactttattatatatttttttaaatagttgagatttataaaataaaatcaaacttatattatttaaaaaaaaaggagtAAAATGCCTGGATAatccctgtggttttgtaaaataacacaaATAGTCCACAATTTTTGGAAATTACGCTGgagctccctgtggtttgacagtttgttactcggatagtccctagagtgGATGTCCGTTAAGTTTTCCATGTAAAATGACAAAACTTCCCTTAtcaataaaaaataactaaaacattaatataataaattatttatttgcAATTTAAAGTGGGCCCCACCATTGTAACCTAAATATAAAAACCCATCCTTATCCCCACTCCCTTTCATCTGCATATCACCCACCCTCCCCTCCACCGTCATCTTCTACCACCACCTACACCGTCATCCTCTACATCGTCTTCTACCACTGCCACCTACCCTCCACAGTCATCTTCTACCACCACCTCtaccctccaccaccaccaccaatttCATCTTTAGTTGAGATGCTAGATCAATTGGGTGGTCAGAGATGTCAACGGAGACTGGGAAGAAAGAGGAGGAGGTGAAGGGTGGGAGTTGTTGTTCTGTGGTACGATGGCGTGGGACACCATTAGCCACCGAAAATGGTTACCGGAGAATAGCTTGGTTTCTCCGACGAGGCTTCGGCCACTTGTGGGCGTTGACATTCAGTTTTTTGCTTCAGGGTGTGGTTAGTGTTTTCTTCAACGAGGctccaccaccactgccaccacctcCTCATCCACCTTCCTCCTCTGCCACCTCTTCCAAAACTCCGATTCCTTTTCACCGTTCAATTCCTCACCAAACATCCTAACATTCTCCTCTGAATCCACTCGTTGCTCCATGACATTGCTGGTTTTGATAATACGAGATGCGATTCCGAGAAAGAACTCTCCGGTGGCCACCGCGAAAGAGCGGTTGGTAGATTGTGTTGGTTGATCGGAGGCGGTGAGGTTGTTGTGGTCTTTGGAGGTGGATTTGGAGTGGAATTGGGGGATTGGAGGGTAGCGGAAGGGTGGCGAGAGTTGCTTGGTGGTTTAGGTTAGGGTTGAAGAATGGACAGTGGAAGAGGGCGGAAGTTGTCATCGGAGAAGGTGGCTTACGGTTGTGGTGGTTGGAAATGAATCTTTGGACGGGTATTTTTTAGTATAGATtcattgttttgtttatttattttttattatactATAATATACTATGAAGTGAATGTGAAagggtaaataagtaatttcaggtagacttaacagagaaaactaacctccatccactccagggactatccgagtaacaaattATCAAGCCACAGGAAGCACcgatgtaatttccaaaagttgaggaatataggtgttattttacaaaaccagggactatccgtgcattttactctaaaaaaattacattgcctcctaaaaaaaataaaaaacagtacttaataaatcctaaaaaataaaaaaggacTACTTATTAAAAAACAGTACTTAAAAAATTTTTAAGTTCTATAAATATTAAAGTGGGGAACCCACTTAAATTCAGGATTCCCGTCGTGCCTCCATTCAATCGCCGTGGCTTAGGTCCCCTGCAGGGACACGATCGAAACAAATTTTAAACTGATCCAGCTTCGGTCTTAGTTCATGCCGcttgtgttggcacgcgtttagATTGTGGCGATTGTTACGAACGTGTTGTTAGTATTGTTGGAAGACTTATCCCTAGTACGCGGTTTGACAGTGTTGGAACGTACGCTGTGCGTCGACGATCGAAGTGACGAGCGCGATCTCCTCTTCCTCCGTCCAGTTCAGCATTTTCGGATTTGTTGTTTGGTTGAAAAAAAATTGTGAGTTTTGTGTGAGAGTGGGTTGAAGAATTTTGTAAAAAATTGAAGGtggggtgggggtatttatagataaaaatttgtaaagttttttgaaaaaaaaaataatttttaccATTAAACTGTCAAGCCAAACGGCTACGGCCAACGGCTATGCTAACTGTCAAAAATGAAGGTCCAATTGTGGCTTGCCACATCACCCCGCCACCCCGCCCCACGCCAGGCTCCATAGCGATGCTAAAAGGGCAACGCCAACACCAATGCTGGCACGGATTGCTTAGCCAGCGTTAGCTGGCTTCCCCCGCCCCACCAACGCCTCCACTCCCCGCAGTCTAACAACACCTAAATAAAGTAATGCTTTACTAAGATAGTTACACATCTAGGTTAAAAACCAGTGGCAGAACACATGAACCCATTTGGTTTGGAAAAAACTAGTGAGAACTTTGTATAATTtggaaaaaatagtgagaatctaTCAAAACGAACATACGGAAAGAAGTTCTTGGATCCGTCATTGTCAAAAACTAAGACTGACTTACTCTAGAGAAATTAGGTTGAGTTTTAATATGATAAATTATTGGGTAAATTTCAATTTTCGtcttttatgtttgtatcggattgtaATGGATAggctttaacttcaataattacagtcacaatcattTATTTGGAAAAACTGTTACACTCTAcatcctttagcactaacctggTTTGTTTTAAACGTTAAGTTATATCACGTGCACCTCatatgagggcatttttgtcctTTTACCCTTAATTCCTCCCATCTTATAACCCAACCCCTCTCTCACCTTCCATCCAAATTAGGGCTTCAAATTCAACCTGCTATCCAAATCAGCAGTATGAGGGTGGTGATGAAGTGATCCTATCCTCAGTCCTCTCTCTCGATGACCTTCAACTTCCACTGAGGATGGTGAGTCGGGGACAAATTGACGATGATGTTACAAGTCAGAAAAGTGGTGAGATTGTGGATCCACCCCAATAGATCTGGCATGAATTTAGGTGTTTGATGCAACCAGATCCACATATGGCACTGATTAACTTTGGGATTCGTTGGTTGCAATGAAGATGCAGGGGACGATGAAAGTGTTTTTAGGGTTTGATTGGTGACGAAGTGACGACCTAgtaaaattacacttttcgtaTTGAAATATCTCAGATTTCCTTTCACTCTCCGCCATTAATAATCCACACACCTCAAACTCCCAAAATTTACAGTTTATTCACCACTGAAACCCTAACAAAATCCAACAATTTCAATGTCGAATACTTCAATATGAGTTCTGCAACCAGCATGACCACCACTCCGGCGTGTTTCGCTGGAACTTTGTTCCGCTATCCCCGTGCAACTCCTATTGTAACCTCCGATTTCATTCATTCATTTCTTCGTACGTCAATTATGACCGTAGACGAAGATTTCGACCTCTTAAATGTGTTTCTAGGTAAATTTGTTGAGAATATGTTGTGTGAGTTGTGAATTTAGAGTGTGATTTATTGTTTGGAGTATGGTGTTATGATTTGCATTTAGGTTAGTGGGATGGAGGAGGGAGTTCAGGTGGTGGGGGTGGGATTTGGTGTTGAtgggtttggtggtggtggttgtttaTTTGTtgaagggtaaattacacttatGGTCCTTTGTACTAGTAAAATTACTAACCTACCCTCATCTTTAAGGCACATGTTATATTTAACTGAaatttttaacttggttagtgctaAAAGACGTATACtataatgagttttccaaataaaggattgtgactgtaattattaaaattaaagacTATGtattgcaatctgatacaaacaaaaagaacgaaaaatgtaatttaccctaaattaTTATTAGGATAAAATAGACTACTCAACAGAGAATGTCATAATCGAAATTAAAGACACATGTTTATCCAAAATCCAACGTGGATCCTACAATTTAATATATGGCCGTAAAAAGTTAAGAATTTAAGTTACTTCTTAGGACCAATCCAACTACTCAAACAAAGACATGTTCGACCCTCCATATTTGTCACGTTTATTGAAGTTGACAATATCATTATCATATTCGGTAAATCTTATCAATAGCAAAATTAAGATAGGAtctaaggagggtaagatgtagacagtcttatctctaccccgtaggaatagagaggttgcttccagtgagacccccggctcgatagtagttttgcatcaagccttggacataaggcacataacactcggcaATTAAAACAAAGGCCAATTAGTGTATATACTCCCTTGTCTTTAggctatcaacgtcaccacatgatgcatgattaactatccccctcttttaacattattttcacgaaattagtaaaataacgttaaaattagtgcactttcacttttgcctcccgagcgcccacacatatacattatatgcgaATACCGCAAACGGAACGTAAAAGTTTATTGAAGTGGACATATTACTTAAACAACAATATGTAAGGAATAATAAATCCTAACTCGTTGAGTATGAAAAAACTAATAAGATACCTATATCTTCTGGTTTCACAACTTTAAGAAAATATTGTATTTGAAGTAAAATTTTAAGGCTCTCTCTAATCATACACAAAACAACCTTGTACGTTTCAATACCTAAACTCAATTGTATTGGTTGTAATTACCTAAAAGTATAGAAATACGTAATAGGGAATACAAAATCGCGTAATCACTATACTTAAATTTAAAGATAATAAAAACgggatttttttaatattaaccTATGAAAAAATGTATGAGCGTTTAAAAGAATGTGAGAACTTGGTTTGAAGGTTAACAATGGTGATTGTTCCTTTTTCAAGAAATATTAATCGAAAGAATGGTTTATGTAATGGAACTCAACTACAGATTCTATCACTGAGTGATCATGTTATTGAGGCACTCAAATTATCCGGAAGTAATACCGGCACTCGAACGTTTATCCCCAAGATTACGTTTAATCCCACCAAATAGAAGGATTCCAATCAAATTGAAAACAAGACCGTTTTCTCTCGCCCTATGTTTTGTCATGACGTATAGGACAGTATCTATGTAAAGTTGGTTTGTTTCTAAAAGAATCCGTTTTTAAACATGACCAACTATTACGTCATCTATGGTAAAAAAAATTCACTTACATAAATTTACAAAGACAGTATAACAttaaataatttataattttatatcgTTAAACACGTGTAGTACACGGGTCTAATAATCTAGTTAGTTAATACGGGCCTACGGGGATAGCTATTGATTTTTCGCCTATATATTGCAATCTCAGATCCTATTCAAGTCCTCACCTCACAACTTAGTAACTTAGTAACCATGGCAACTTCCCAAATGCCTCTCTTCCTCCTTGTGCTACTCGCACTCGTGGCGTCAACCTCTGCAAGCCCGCCGATACACGACGTCCTCAAAGTATTTGGATTTCCACCCGGCCTTCTACCTGACTCCGTCGAATCTTACATCCTATGCCCTCTAGAAGAGGGTTTCAACTTCACTATCTACCTTAAGAACACATGTCAAGTCCAGTACACACCCATTACTACCATTCGCTTCATGAAAGAGATTACCGGACAGATCAAAGTCTTTAGTATTACACAGCTGAAAGGGATTCAGGCGGCACTGCAGTACATATCCGGTGATATATATTGGTTAAATATTATCAACATCAGAGCCGACGACGTATACCTCCACTTAACAGTCTTCGAAATCTTCCTTATGTTGGTTGAAAAGGAAGCGATGGCGTCGATTCCAACTTGCCAAGATCTGGCCCTTGATGCTTCAGATTCATCGCCCAAACGTATCTCTCAGGTACTATAACTCAACAGTATAGATCTTAATTTTCCAactgtacaaaaaaaaaaaaaaaaaaaaaaaaaaaaaaaaatagatgaagaaCAAGAAACTTGGAACACAAAGAATGACCCAAACTAACTTTTCAATTAGGTGAATTTGAATACAAAATAAAGAAAAGTACCATGctatttaaactaagaaaattcTTACCATGCTAGGACTCAAATAACCTAACTTGGAAAAAAAATTAACCTACTAAACATTCAAacttatgttaaaaaaaaaaaaagactaaaCATTCAAACTAATTTAAACTTACTAGATGAATCATAATTTTTACTTTGTGTTTTAGGGCTAACACCTTCTGTGATCTAGTTAACTATGGACAATTGAACAATGAACAATAATACTAGGGGCGCTGGGGCAGACCTATAGTGTTACAAGGTCTAACCTTCGTTGGCCCTTGACGCTCTGAGGGTAGtttaaattttggaaaaaaattggcgttttttcgatttcgttatcgtttttattttttgaaacGTTACCCCTATGCGGATTTTCTAGATTCGCCACTGAATAATAGATGGTGTTTAGCAAAAATCTTAGATGAAAATGTCAAAATAGTCCCTGAGTTTaggtcagttttgccactttagtccagaAATAAAACCTTTTGTATCTGGGTTCCTGAGATTTCATTT
This genomic interval carries:
- the LOC110898731 gene encoding uncharacterized protein LOC110898731, coding for MATSQMPLFLLVLLALVASTSASPPIHDVLKVFGFPPGLLPDSVESYILCPLEEGFNFTIYLKNTCQVQYTPITTIRFMKEITGQIKVFSITQLKGIQAALQYISGDIYWLNIINIRADDVYLHLTVFEIFLMLVEKEAMASIPTCQDLALDASDSSPKRISQLPVSLRSRCYVGDGSVERVV